The genomic stretch GGACGACATTCGGGATTTCCCAGTTGCGAGTTCCACGCGCATTCGGCAACGCGTGAAGATCGGTGATGACAGCTGTTTCGCATCCCGGCTGGTTGCGAAGCGCTTCGTTCGCGAGCTGGGCCAATTCCGCCTTGTTCCTGCCAATTGTCATGATCACTCCAGTCGAGCGGGAATGCGCGAGACTCCTGCGAAACCGGTGTTTCAGGCAGGTTTGGCTTTTTATTGGTGGCCGATATCTTCCAGTTCCTTGGCACGCGCTTGCGTCATGTTGCGCATGCATTCGCCGGCATCGATACGGGCGATGGTGCCCTCGCCCATGCCGTAATACAGGCAATTGGCGTCGCGGTACTGGATCCATAGCCGCTGCGCCGCGCGCAGCTGATCGCGCTGCTGCGGCACCGCATCCTTCAAGGCTTGCTGGTAAGCGACCGTCATCCGCTTGTCCCATTGCGCCGTCTTCGCCTTGAGACACTCGACCATCTCGAAGGTGTTGCCGTCGCAGGATTTGTCGGGATCGCCCTGGTCGCCGGCATGGGCCGCCGACGCCAGCGCGACAAGCGAGGCGATGACAATCAATCGTCCCGGCATGATGGTCACGCCGGCGGCATCAGGCGGAGGCGCTTGGCGATGATCCTGTCGAGCATCCGTTTCGGCAGGATCGCCATCATCAGGTACCGCATCGAGTCCGGCGTGATCTGGTAGCGCACCCTGGGATTGGCCGATGTCAGCGCCTCGGCGATCCGCTCGGCGATCTTCTCCGCCGGCAATCCGGTTTCGCCAAGCTTGAGCATGTATTTCCGCATCCCCTTCAGCGCCGGAAAATAGGGCGAGTTCTGGTAGGCGGAAATATCGACTTCCTCGGCCTTGCTCCAGATCGGGGTCTTCACCGCACCGGGAGCGACGATGATGACATCGATGCCGAACAGCATCAGCTCGCGGCGCAAGCTTTCGGACAGCCCCTCGATCGCATGTTTCGACGCCGAATAGGCCGACGTCAGCGGATTGCCATTTTTGCCGGCGACCGAAGAGATCATCACGATGCGCCCCTTCGGTCCCTTCAGCGACGGATCGGAGCCGAGCAGCGGACCAAACGCCTGCGTCGCGATGATCGGCCCGATGACGTTGACATCCAACTGGCGGCGGAATTCGTCGGCGGCGAGTTCGAGCACCGGGCCGGCAACCGCGATGCCGGCATTGTTGACGAGTCCGGAGAGCGTTTCGCCGTCGAGGGCGTTGCGGACCTCGCGCGCCGCCGCCAGCACCGCGGCCTCATCGGTGACGTCGAAAATCAGCGGCGTGAAGTTTGCGCCGAACTCGCCCTTGAGGCGGTCGGCGTCCGCCTGCTTGCGCACGCTGCCGAAAACGCGAAATCCGCGGGCCAGCAGCAGTTTTGCGGTAGCCCAGCCGATGCCGGTGGACGCGCCGGTGATGACGACAGATTTCATGATAAAATTCCTCTCCCGACGGTTTTCTAGCACTCAGCGCCAAAAAACCAGTCCCGGCCGCACATAAAATCATGCGCTGGACGGTACGAGCCGTGCCTGTGACACCCAGGCCCGGTAAAGCCGGGTGCGCCGTTTGGTGATGATCTGCTGGCGGATCAATGCCAGCAGTGGACTGGCGTCAGCTTTCGGCTGCCGGCGCTTGCCGAGGCGGCGCAATTGCAGCTTCACCAGCGCCATCCTCGCAAGGCTTGCATAGGCCTTGTTGCGCCAGCCGACGCGCGGGATATCGATCTCAAGCGCTTCGCCGCGCTTCCATCGTTCGGGCAGCTTCGGCTCGAACGCCATGGCGCTGGCGATGCCGACCATGGCGACGCCCGGCCTGCCCCCGCTTGGCTTCAGCGCCTGCTCGGCCACGGCGCGCCGGCGGATACCGCCGGTGACCATGACCGGCATCCGCGCCACCGCGCTGATGTCGCGGGCAAAGTCGAGAAAATAAGCTTCGCGCGCAGCGGTGCTGCCGGCCTGCGGCGCGCCTTCCGTGGCCTGCGGCGCGCCTTGCATCGCCGGGCTTTCGTAACTGCCGCCGGACAATTCCACGAGATCGACCGGCAACTCGTTGAGCCAGCGAACTACCTGCACGGCATCCGACGCCTCGAAGCCGCCCTTCTGGAAATCGGCCGAGTTCAGCTTGACCGCGACCGAGAGGCCGGGTGAGACCACGGCTCGCACGGCCTTGACCACATCGAGCAGGAGCCGCGCGCGATTCTGCAACTCGCCACCCCATGCATCGGTGCGCCGGTTGGTCAGCGGCGAAAGAAACTGGCTGATCAGATAGCCGTGGGCGGCATGGATCTGCACACCGGAAAAGCCGGCGGCCTCGGCCAGTCGGGCGGTGGTGACGAAACGCCCGACAATCGCAGCAATGCCCGCTTCATCCAGCGCGCGCGGCACCGGAAACAGATGCGAATAAGCGCCCATGTTGACGCCGATGGCCGACGGCGCCACCGCCTCTTGCCCCATCGCGGCAAAGACCTGCCGGCCAGGATGGTTGATCTGCAGCCAGGCCTGGTTGCCACCACGCCTCGCCGCCCGCGCCCAGGCCTTGAATGGCTCGATCGGCTGGCGCTCGTCGAGCACCACGCCGCCGGGTCCGGTCAGCGCCGTTGGATCGATCATCACATTGCCTGACAGGATCAGGCCGACGCCACCCTGGGCCCAGCTTTCGTAGAGCCGCCGCAGGCTTTCGCCCGGGATCTGGCCGCTATCCGCCATGTTCTCTTCCATCGCCGCCTTCGCAATACGGTTGGGAACGACCGCGCCGTTCGGCAGCGTCAGGGGAGCGAACAGCGACGACGGCGGAATGGGTGTGTGCATGGATTGACCTTGAATTCGGTGACGGATGAGCGCAGGTTACACCTTCAACCTAACTTGAAGGTCAAGCTAATTCGAAGGAGGCAACGGCCATGCAGATCGGTGAACTGGCGCGGCGGTTCGGGGTGGCGCCGTCGAAAATCCGCTTCCTGGAGGACGAAGGCCTGGTGCGTCCGGTGCGCAGGACCAAGGCCGGCTACCGTGAATATGACGAGAGTTCGGCTGAGGCGCTGACGATGATCCTGCAGGCGCAATCGCTCGGCTTTACGCTCGACGAGATCAAGGGAGCGCTGGCGGAGACCAGGGATCATGGCCTGCGCCGCGACTATTTGATCGGGCATATCGCGCGGAAGCTGAACGAGCTCGACCGTCACATCGTGCAGGCGCAGGAGTTGCGCGCCCGGCTGGTCTGCGCCAGCAACGAGCTCAAGGCGCGCATGAAGAGCGGCGCGAAATGCGACGCAAGGCCTTCGGCGCCGTCGCCGATTGGGACCAACAGACCGCGCGCCGCGACGCCGGCCCGTCGTCGACCAACGACGATGGCGGGATGAGAAATGCTCTTCGCGGCAACAATCCTGCCCAGCGCTCCCCCGAAACCCGCGAGGCAATTATCTAAACCGCAGATTTTCACGTGAGAGCTGATTGATCGCCGTGCAGCCCATCAGCTTCATTCCGCGCTCGATCTCCGCCCGCATCAGCCCAAGCGCCCGCTCGACGCCGGCCTGCCCCGCCGCCGCGAGGGGATAAAGATAGAGGCGTCCGACCCCGACGGCTTTGGCGCCGAGCGACAGCGCCTTCAGGACGTGGGTGCCGCGCTGGATTCCCCCGTCCATGATCACGTCAATTCGATCCCCCACCGCGTCCACGATCTCGGCCAGCTGATCGAAAGCTGCCCGCGAGCCGTCGAGCTGCCGGCCGCCATGGTTGGACAGCACGATACCGGCGCAACCGATCTGAACCGCGCGTTTCGCATCCGCCACCGTCATGATCCCCTTCAGACAGAACTGACCATTCCATAGCTGGACCATTTCGGCGACGTCGTCCCAGTTCATGGACGGGTCCAGCATCTCGGTAAAGTACCTGCCGATCGACACCGCTCCACCGCTCATGTCGACGTGCTGGTCCAGCTGCGGCAGTTTGAAGCGCTCATGCGTCAGGTAGTTGATGCCCCACATCGGCCTGATCGCGAACTGCAGCATCCCGCCGGGCGTCAGCCTGAAGGGGATGGAAAACCCGGTGCGCAGGTCGCGCTCGCGATTGCCGCCCGTGATGCTATCCACGGTCAGCATCATGACCTCGACCCCGGCCTCTTTGGCACGTTGCATCATCGCACGGTTGAGGCCGCGATCCCGGTGATAATAGAATTGATAGACCTGCGGCGTATCGTGCGCCTTGCGCAATTCCTCGATGCTGACCGTGCCAAGCGAGGATACGCCGAACATCGTACCGTACTTGGCCGCAGCCGCCGCGACGGCGCGTTCGCCGTCGTGATGGAACAGGCGCTGCAGCGCGGTGGGCGAGCAATAGACCGGCATTGCCAGCTTCTGCCCCAG from Bradyrhizobium sp. Ash2021 encodes the following:
- a CDS encoding lysozyme inhibitor LprI family protein, translating into MPGRLIVIASLVALASAAHAGDQGDPDKSCDGNTFEMVECLKAKTAQWDKRMTVAYQQALKDAVPQQRDQLRAAQRLWIQYRDANCLYYGMGEGTIARIDAGECMRNMTQARAKELEDIGHQ
- a CDS encoding SDR family oxidoreductase, whose protein sequence is MKSVVITGASTGIGWATAKLLLARGFRVFGSVRKQADADRLKGEFGANFTPLIFDVTDEAAVLAAAREVRNALDGETLSGLVNNAGIAVAGPVLELAADEFRRQLDVNVIGPIIATQAFGPLLGSDPSLKGPKGRIVMISSVAGKNGNPLTSAYSASKHAIEGLSESLRRELMLFGIDVIIVAPGAVKTPIWSKAEEVDISAYQNSPYFPALKGMRKYMLKLGETGLPAEKIAERIAEALTSANPRVRYQITPDSMRYLMMAILPKRMLDRIIAKRLRLMPPA
- a CDS encoding NADH:flavin oxidoreductase/NADH oxidase family protein, giving the protein MHTPIPPSSLFAPLTLPNGAVVPNRIAKAAMEENMADSGQIPGESLRRLYESWAQGGVGLILSGNVMIDPTALTGPGGVVLDERQPIEPFKAWARAARRGGNQAWLQINHPGRQVFAAMGQEAVAPSAIGVNMGAYSHLFPVPRALDEAGIAAIVGRFVTTARLAEAAGFSGVQIHAAHGYLISQFLSPLTNRRTDAWGGELQNRARLLLDVVKAVRAVVSPGLSVAVKLNSADFQKGGFEASDAVQVVRWLNELPVDLVELSGGSYESPAMQGAPQATEGAPQAGSTAAREAYFLDFARDISAVARMPVMVTGGIRRRAVAEQALKPSGGRPGVAMVGIASAMAFEPKLPERWKRGEALEIDIPRVGWRNKAYASLARMALVKLQLRRLGKRRQPKADASPLLALIRQQIITKRRTRLYRAWVSQARLVPSSA
- a CDS encoding MerR family transcriptional regulator, with the translated sequence MQIGELARRFGVAPSKIRFLEDEGLVRPVRRTKAGYREYDESSAEALTMILQAQSLGFTLDEIKGALAETRDHGLRRDYLIGHIARKLNELDRHIVQAQELRARLVCASNELKARMKSGAKCDARPSAPSPIGTNRPRAATPARRRPTTMAG
- a CDS encoding alpha-hydroxy acid oxidase; translated protein: MRLRDCHNFHDFRRLAQRRLPGPIFDYIDGAADDEVTYRRNTASFERCDLLPSVLRGVETVDMSVTVLGQKLAMPVYCSPTALQRLFHHDGERAVAAAAAKYGTMFGVSSLGTVSIEELRKAHDTPQVYQFYYHRDRGLNRAMMQRAKEAGVEVMMLTVDSITGGNRERDLRTGFSIPFRLTPGGMLQFAIRPMWGINYLTHERFKLPQLDQHVDMSGGAVSIGRYFTEMLDPSMNWDDVAEMVQLWNGQFCLKGIMTVADAKRAVQIGCAGIVLSNHGGRQLDGSRAAFDQLAEIVDAVGDRIDVIMDGGIQRGTHVLKALSLGAKAVGVGRLYLYPLAAAGQAGVERALGLMRAEIERGMKLMGCTAINQLSRENLRFR